From a single Lolium rigidum isolate FL_2022 chromosome 7, APGP_CSIRO_Lrig_0.1, whole genome shotgun sequence genomic region:
- the LOC124676484 gene encoding transcription factor bHLH153-like — MMMTEVANHSKRNHTDSYFSGKQAVATSSGSEEFVGMGSKKPRNASPRGGGGPISPKEKKDKVGERVAALQQLVSPFGKTDTASVLQEASGYIKFLHQQLEVLSSPYMRAPPAPGAEPEDPDHYSLRNRGLCLVPVEETLQLTQSNGADLWAPANTTRRR, encoded by the exons atgatgatgaccGAAGTGGCCAACCACAGCAAAAGGAACCACACCGACAGCTACTTCAGTGGGAAGCAGGCCGTCGCCACCAGCAGCGGCTCGGAGGAGTTCGTGGGCATGGGGTCGAAGAAGCCGAGGAACGCGAGCccgaggggcggcggcggtcccATATCGCCAAAG gagaagaaggacaAGGTCGGCGAGAGAGTGGCGGCGCTGCAGCAGCTGGTGTCGCCTTTCGGGAAG ACGGACACTGCTTCTGTTCTTCAGGAGGCGTCAGGCTACATCAAGTTCTTGCACCAGCAGCTGGAG GTTCTTAGCTCTCCGTACATGCGCGCTCCGCCGGCGCCCGGCGCCGAGCCTGAG GACCCAGACCACTACAGCCTGCGGAACCGCGGGCTCTGCCTGGTGCCGGTGGAAGAGACGCTGCAGCTGACCCAGAGCAACGGCGCCGACCTCTGGGCGCCGGCCAACACCACCAGGCGCAGATAA